ATTGCGGGGCGCGGGAATTCGCCACACGGGCCCCGTGTCCATGCTGGTCCGGATGCCGTCGAAGATGCCGATGCTGGCGTGCACCGGCGCGCCGCAGGCGAGCAGGTAGGTGTCGTCGCCGGCCTCTTCCCGGATGAGACGCGCGCCCTCGCGATACACCTCTTCACGCGACAGGCGTGAATCGTGTCGCTTCCCCTCGATGGCGGCGGCAAAGAGAAAATCGCACTTGAGCACATCGAAGCCCCATCCCTTCACCGTGGCGATGACCTTGCGCACGTGATCGCGCGCCTCGGGTCGGGTGAGATCGAGGCCGTAGTACCCCCCTCCCCAGTGCTGGCGGATGCGCTTGGGACGATCCTGCTCGTCACGCACGAACCAGTCCGGGTGCGCGCGGAAGACGCGGGAGTGCTCGCTGGCAATGAAGGGGGCGATCCAGAGACCGGGACGCCGCCCGGAAGCGCGAATCTCAGCCGCGAGAGCGGCCATGCCGGAGGGGAACCGCGCGGGGTTCACATCCCAGTCGCCCACCTTGCCTTGCCACCCGTCGTCGACCTGGAACACCTCGAAGCCGAGGCCATCGAGATCAGCGAGATCGCGACGCAGCGTGGGCTCGGTGATCTTGTCGTAGTGACTGTACCAGCTGCTCCACATGCTGGCGATGCGCTTCTCGGGACGGGCCGCGCGACCATCGGCAGCGAGGCGCTCGGCCAGCAGCGTGGTGTACTGGGTGAGCACCTCGCGCTCAGGACCGCAGGCCACATACCAGGGAGCCGGCGCACCCTCTTGCGTTCCCTCGAGCGCGCCGGCGCGCATGGCCACAGAAGCCCCCAGTCCGAGTGACCCCAGCAGCAGGCATTGCCCCTCCGGCGCTTCCACCATGCTGAGACCCGCGCTGCGCGTCGACAGGTCGGGATCACCGGCCACCCCTTCCTGCTCGATGAGGTGACTGCGAGGATACAGGGTATACGCCGGGGTCTCGCCTGGGGTGAACCAGTGGCTGTGGCTCCACGACTGCCAGCCGTGTCGGAATGCCCTTGCATCGCCCAGGGGGTGGCGCACGGCGACCGCCCCGGGGGGCAGCAGATATCCCAGGGGCGCCGGGACGGCATCGCCCTGGCAGGCGACCTGCACGTCGAGCGGCCCGACATGGAGCGACGTTCCCGTCCGTTCTTGCGAGACGGGGGAGCGCGTGTTCCCAACGGCACGCGCGGTGCTGGAGATCGATGAGGAGATGGCGTGCATGGCGTAGACCCTCACGTGGGCGATGTGCCTGGGCGTGAGTCTATCAGCCGGGCGCACGCTCGTGGCCAGGGTCTCGGTGAGCCGCCCGATCTCGGGGTTGAGATGCGATCTTCACATCGCTCGCGTAAAATGAAGCATGGCGTGAGAGAGGCCGAACCACCGTTGTCCTCGAATCGAATTCGAGGGTTCACCTCGCTGAGGGCACGACGCCCCCCACCAGCCCCCACCAGGACAGGAGCATCGCCCATGCCCGCACGCATCCGCCGCCTTCTCTCCATCCTCGCCGTCATTGCCGCGTTGACGCCGCTCTCCGCTGGG
This portion of the Pseudomonadota bacterium genome encodes:
- a CDS encoding alpha-galactosidase is translated as MHAISSSISSTARAVGNTRSPVSQERTGTSLHVGPLDVQVACQGDAVPAPLGYLLPPGAVAVRHPLGDARAFRHGWQSWSHSHWFTPGETPAYTLYPRSHLIEQEGVAGDPDLSTRSAGLSMVEAPEGQCLLLGSLGLGASVAMRAGALEGTQEGAPAPWYVACGPEREVLTQYTTLLAERLAADGRAARPEKRIASMWSSWYSHYDKITEPTLRRDLADLDGLGFEVFQVDDGWQGKVGDWDVNPARFPSGMAALAAEIRASGRRPGLWIAPFIASEHSRVFRAHPDWFVRDEQDRPKRIRQHWGGGYYGLDLTRPEARDHVRKVIATVKGWGFDVLKCDFLFAAAIEGKRHDSRLSREEVYREGARLIREEAGDDTYLLACGAPVHASIGIFDGIRTSMDTGPVWRIPAPRNVVSAWPSASEALKNSVLRLWLDPLIQLDPDVSYIGSSTPIISVDHKRASRALGAVCGLKETSDLVGRLTPLQREDLKAWVSRRDTVRCLDRYRYEVNGETVDFEPYFKESPYVPW